The following are encoded in a window of Panicum virgatum strain AP13 chromosome 5N, P.virgatum_v5, whole genome shotgun sequence genomic DNA:
- the LOC120676263 gene encoding L-type lectin-domain containing receptor kinase SIT2-like, with protein sequence MHHLSFLHLQCPLPILVLLLLSVSGTGAAIGDGQFIYDGFFGNDLTMDGEASVIDGLLRLTSGQAQFKGHAFYTYPLNFTSAVVPSSSSAPSFSTTFVFVIIGPYQDLSSHGLAFVLSSTKDFSSALPGQFMGLLNSNNNGNPSNRLLAIELDTILNTEFSDIDGNHIGIDVNSLVSMASRTAGYYTTDGEFHPLSLVSRKPMQVWVEYDSKHTRVNVTIAPYYLRSPKPKRPLLSVAYNLSSVLAATSTMYAGFSSANGILNCKHYIIGWSFKLDGEAAQLDYKTILGLAQKIEGRPSNYNYKTILCIVLLPTVTVAVVVCALLVKVHMKRRLQARKTELEWEREYGPPSFTHKDLLVATSGFKDEVLLGRGGFGSVYKGVLPVSKQAVAIKRVSPGSKQGMKEFLAEIVILGHLGHRNLVQLLGYCRHKQQLLLVYDYMPNGSLDCYLHNQDHSATNNRLCWAQRFRIIEGVASGLFYLHEHWEQVVIHRDIKTSNVLLDGEMNARLGDFGLARSHAHGADAHTTHMAGTWGYIAPEVARLGKATKATDVFAFGVLMMEVACARRPIIRADGEPVALADWVLAAWRRGSITDAIDPRLGDDYVEEEIELVLKLGLLCCHPSPNARPRMRLVMQYLQRDAALPTDLQPDTLLMISVEPLLQDEMQHAMSCPTTAITDLSRGR encoded by the coding sequence ATGCATCATCTTAGCTTCCTGCACCTGCAGTGTCCGCTCCCGATCCTCGTGCTTCTCCTGCTGTCTGTATCTGGTACTGGCGCCGCCATTGGTGATGGCCAGTTCATCTACGATGGTTTCTTTGGTAACGACCTCACCATGGACGGTGAAGCTTCAGTCATCGACGGCCTCTTGCGCCTAACCAGCGGGCAGGCGCAGTTCAAAGGTCATGCTTTCTACACTTACCCTCTCAACTTCACAAGTGCCGTCGTTCCAAGTAGCTCCTCTGCTCCATCCTTCTCCACAACCTTTGTCTTCGTCATCATCGGGCCATATCAAGACTTGAGTAGCCATGGTCTTGCCTTTGTGCTTTCTTCCACCAAGGATTTTTCTAGCGCCTTGCCTGGCCAGTTCATGGGCCTTCTCAATTCCAATAATAATGGTAACCCATCAAATCGCCTCCTTGCTATCGAGCTTGATACCATACTCAACACGGAATTCAGTGACATCGACGGCAACCACATCGGGATCGACGTCAATAGCCTGGTTTCCATGGCCTCCCGCACTGCAGGTTACTACACCACTGATGGCGAGTTTCATCCTTTGAGCCTTGTCAGTAGAAAACCGATGCAGGTGTGGGTGGAATACGACAGCAAGCATACCAGGGTGAACGTCACCATAGCGCCTTACTACTTGAGGTCCCCCAAGCCCAAGAGGCCACTGCTCTCGGTGGCATACAATCTTTCCTCCGTTTTGGCAGCGACGAGCACCATGTATGCCGGGTTTTCCTCAGCGAATGGCATCCTTAACTGCAAGCATTACATCATTGGCTGGAGCTTCAAGCTGGACGGAGAAGCTGCACAGCTCGACTACAAAACCATCCTAGGCCTTGCGCAGAAAATTGAGGGTCGGCCGAGCAATTACAATTACAAGACAATACTATGCATAGTTCTCTTACCAACTGTTACAGTCGCCGTAGTTGTTTGTGCTCTTCTTGTTAAGGTCCATATGAAGAGGCGATTGCAAGCAAGAAAAACTGAACTCGAGTGGGAAAGGGAGTATGGGCCTCCATCATTCACCCACAAAGATCTATTGGTTGCCACCAGTGGATTCAAGGACGAGGTGCTTCTCGGCAGAGGAGGCTTTGGGAGTGTTTACAAGGGAGTGCTGCCCGTCTCCAAGCAGGCAGTTGCAATTAAGCGCGTGTCACCGGGGTCAAAGCAAGGGATGAAGGAATTCCTGGCCGAGATAGTCATCCTTGGTCATCTCGGCCACCGCAATCTTGTTCAACTGCTTGGTTATTGTCGCCACAAGCAACAGCTTCTCTTGGTGTATGACTATATGCCCAATGGAAGCCTGGACTGTTACTTGCATAATCAAGATCACAGCGCCACCAATAATCGTCTATGCTGGGCTCAAAGGTTCCGCATCATCGAAGGCGTCGCATCAGGTCTTTTCTATCTCCATGAGCACTGGGAGCAGGTCGTCATCCACAGGGACATCAAAACAAGCAATGTTCTACTCGACGGCGAGATGAATGCGAGGTTGGGTGATTTCGGCCTTGCAAGGTCCCATGCTCATGGAGCTGACGCTCACACGACACACATGGCAGGGACGTGGGGTTACATCGCCCCAGAGGTGGCAAGGCTTGGCAAGGCAACCAAAGCAACCGACGTGTTCGCATTCGGCGTCCTGATGATGGAGGTCGCCTGTGCAAGGCGGCCAATAATCCGGGCCGATGGAGAGCCTGTTGCCCTGGCGGACTGGGTGCTTGCGGCATGGCGGCGTGGCTCCATTACCGACGCCATCGACCCGAGACTGGGTGACGACTATGTGGAGGAGGAGATAGAGCTGGTCCTGAAGCTTGGCCTGCTGTGCTGTCACCCGTCGCCGAACGCCAGGCCTCGGATGCGCCTTGTCATGCAGTACCTCCAGAGGGATGCAGCGCTCCCAACAGACTTGCAACCTGATACCTTGCTGATGATCAGCGTGGAGCCCCTCCTGCAGGATGAAATGCAGCATGCCATGTCATGTCCAACCACGGCTATAACCGATCTTTCCAGAGGAAGGTGA
- the LOC120676250 gene encoding F-box/FBD/LRR-repeat protein At1g13570-like, translated as MAADVGTDLPCDRLSDLPDAILVSILSLLRLDEAARCTVLAPRWRRLFSSTLLLNFNANMPDRLDTIGTVNSILAAHPTAPVRSFRASWRFIPPGKDLSSGGWLQELARRGVEELFLDFDFHGWHHRIPDSLFDCSSLKRLRASACTFPDVPKAGFGAAPAPPLARLTEIELDWVVISDAFVNFLLSQCTALERLSMYGTSNCGLVHVRSPSLKILKSEGDFDKLFIEYAPNLEWLLGEYMHLKGEWSKGVCLKIAHAPKLKFMGYLSMNLHKFEIGETMFTEHQIIVKTLMPSLKTLAIEVSYTYEGYIDWIIQLLNLFPCLEALYIRSDTWSRIQAAASESWDVLRHNPCVHNHLEKVVFEAYRGQEWQQEMAKFLHGRSRVLKAVEFHCMRESGGGTKDHTKPPSVEWVRKQQELLCLDRRASKDARFLFFRGKLPGNHWDNCHHDWYKRKYYDEIYEV; from the exons ATGGCGGCGGACGTCGGCACGGACCTCCCCTGCGACCGCCTCAGCGACCTCCCGGACGCCATCCTAGTCTccatcctctccctcctccggctcgACGAGGCTGCGAGGTGCACCGTCCTCGCCCCCCGATGGCGCCGCCTATTCTCCTCCACCCTCCTGCTCAACTTCAACGCCAACATGCCGGACCGCCTCGACACAATCGGCACCGTCAACTCCATCCTCGCCGCGCACCCGACCGCGCCGGTCCGCTCCTTCCGCGCCAGCTGGCGCTTCATCCCCCCTGGCAAGGACCTATCCAGCGGCGGCTGGCTCCAGGAGCtcgcgcgccgcggcgtcgAGGAGCTCTTCCTCGACTTCGACTTCCACGGCTGGCATCATAGGATCCCGGACTCCCTCTTCGACTGCTCCTCCCTGAAGCGCCTCCGCGCGAGCGCCTGCACTTTCCCGGACGTCCCCAAGGCCGGGTtcggcgccgcgcccgccccgcCCCTGGCACGCCTGACCGAGATCGAGCTTGATTGGGTCGTCATCTCCGATGCCTTCGTGAACTTCTTGCTCTCGCAGTGCACGGCACTGGAGCGCCTGAGTATGTATGGAACGAGCAACTGCGGCCTCGTCCATGTTCGATCTCCAAGCCTCAAGATCCTGAAGAGCGAAGGCGACTTCGATAAGCTCTTCATCGAGTACGCTCCCAATCTGGAGTGGCTGCTCGGTGAGTACATGCACCTGAAAGGAGAATGGTCGAAAGGGGTGTGCCTCAAGATTGCGCATGCGCCGAAGCTGAAGTTCATGGGCTACCTCAGCATGAACTTACATAAGTTTGAGATTGGGGAAACAATGTTCACG GAGCACCAAATTATTGTGAAGACATTGATGCCGAGCCTAAAGACACTTGCAATCGAAGTAAGCTACACATATGAGGGGTACATTGATTGGATCATCCAACTGCTCAACCTGTTCCCTTGCCTAGAGGCGCTCTACATCAGG TCAGATACTTGGTCCAGGATCCAAGCTGCTGCATCGGAGTCGTGGGACGTGTTGAGACACAACCCCTGCGTCCATAACCACCTCGAGAAAGTGGTGTTCGAGGCTTATAGGGGGCAAGAGTGGCAGCAGGAGATGGCCAAGTTCCTTCACGGGAGAAGCAGGGTCCTCAAAGCCGTGGAGTTCCACTGCATGCGTGAAAGTGGTGGTGGCACCAAGGATCATACAAAGCCACCGAGTGTAGAATGGGTCAGGAAGCAGCAGGAGCTCCTCTGCCTTGACAGACGCGCATCTAAGGATGctcgcttcctcttcttcagaGGTAAGCTGCCAGGCAATCATTGGGATAATTGTCACCATGATTGGTACAAGAGAAAGTACTATGATGAAATCTACGAGGTCTGA
- the LOC120676390 gene encoding F-box/FBD/LRR-repeat protein At1g13570-like codes for MCCLSPSTPSVSATSSRRGQIVASEWPPDPSDGSNPQPEGPPPSPAPPPQAVDTDDEEFGGGPAKRARPESGCGDGVCTADRPAGDGRDRISDLPDAVLLSVLSFLPLRDAGRTAVLSSRWRGLFDQSLLDFNACQPFPPEEGRGCDWFIRAITDILAARPRIRIRSFRFVMYGRGFDGRLDVVDGWLCALARHGLRELDVDMFYAGPRQTLPESLLKLASLETLKVFNCRFPNAGSAPAPLLPALKILDLSNVDVPEESLQAILSYGTSLESVKLKNVTGVDKICLRSKSLTRLYGDFGDFKELVVEDAPNLEELVGICLPSGNAKVKIVFAPKLELLGYLGISVRPLVLHDTVFDGGIVQLRTLMHSVKTLAIQVPFSEKGYTVFVSQLLKCFPCLEALHVEPNKHSISRRFNVEEWGDTENSIQCIEHSISRVVFECFGGEDCQWGFLTFLLSMARALKLVEVYCWTGKDWASDQLELLDPKKRASPDAEIQFFTICKPISDLYLCHCCTQRCQKKNRVALI; via the exons ATGTGTTGCCTGAGCCCTTCTACGCCTTCCGTCTCGGCGACCTCGTCGCGGCGGGGTCAGATCGTCGCCTCAGAGTGGCCGCCGGATCCGTCTGACGGCTCGAACCCGCAGCCCGAAGGCCCGCCGCCTTCGCCAGCCCCGCCGCCCCAGGCCGTCGACACCGACGACGAGGAATTCGGCGGCGGGCCGGCCAAACGCGCTCGCCCGGAGTCCGGCTGCGGGGATGGGGTTTGCACCGCGGATCGGCCGGCCGGGGACGGCAGGGACCGAATCAGCGATCTCCCGGACGCCGTCCTGCTGTCcgtcctctccttcctccccctccGCGACGCCGGGCGGACGGCGGTTCTCTCGTCGCGGTGGCGCGGCCTGTTCGATCAATCCCTCCTCGACTTCAACGCGTGCCAGCCGTTCCCCCCGGAGGAAGGCCGCGGCTGCGACTGGTTCATCCGCGCGATCACGGACATCctcgccgcccggccgcgcaTCCGCATCCGGAGCTTCCGCTTCGTCATGTACGGGAGGGGCTTCGACGGCCGCCTGGACGTCGTCGACGGCTGGCTCTGCGCCCTCGCGCGTCACGGCCTGAGAGAACTGGATGTCGACATGTTCTACGCGGGCCCCAGGCAGACTCTCCCGGAATCCCTCCTCAAGCTCGCCTCCCTCGAAACCCTCAAAGTGTTCAACTGCAGATTTCCCAATGCCggatcggcgccggcgccgcttcTCCCCGCCCTCAAGATACTTGACCTATCCAACGTGGACGTGCCTGAAGAATCCCTGCAGGCCATTCTGTCCTACGGCACCTCCCTGGAGTCTGTGAAGCTCAAGAACGTCACCGGAGTGGACAAGATTTGCCTTCGGTCCAAGAGCCTGACGCGCCTCTACGGTGACTTCGGCGACTTTAAAGAGCTCGTCGTTGAGGACGCCCCAAACCTCGAAGAATTGGTGGGTATCTGTTTGCCGAGCGGGAACGCGAAGGTGAAGATCGTTTTTGCGCCCAAGCTGGAGTTGCTGGGGTATCTGGGGATCAGCGTCCGCCCACTCGTGCTGCATGACACTGTGTTTGAT GGAGGGATCGTGCAGCTCAGGACACTGATGCACAGCGTCAAGACATTGGCCATCCAAGTGCCCTTCTCCGAAAAGGGATACACCGTCTTCGTTTCTCAATTGCTCAAATGTTTCCCCTGTCTCGAGGCGCTCCACGTGGAG CCTAATAAGCATTCTATCTCCCGGCGGTTTAATGTTGAAGAATGGGGGGACACTGAAAATTCTATTCAGTGCATTGAGCATTCCATCAGCAGAGTGGTCTTCGAGTGTTTTGGAGGGGAAGACTGCCAGTGGGGGTTTCTGACCTTTCTGCTATCCATGGCAAGAGCTCTGAAGCTTGTCGAGGTCTACTGTTGGACGGGCAAAGATTGGGCCAGTGACCAGTTAGAGCTACTGGATCCTAAAAAAAGAGCCTCCCCGGATGCCGAAATCCAGTTTTTCACAATTTGTAAGCCAATCAGTGACCTTTACTTGTGCCACTGCTGCACTCAGCGATGCcagaagaaaaacagagttGCTCTGATATAA
- the LOC120672380 gene encoding probable alpha,alpha-trehalose-phosphate synthase [UDP-forming] 7 has product MFSRSYTNLLDLANGNLSALDYCGGGGGTGGGGGGGGRPPRARRMQRTSTTPGTFADLDEDRAGSVASDAQSSLAGDRLIVVANTLPVRGERRPDGRGWSFSWDEDSLLFHLRDGLPDDMDMEVLYVGSLHADVPPADQDDVAQALLDRFRCIPAFLPKDLCDRFYHGFCKQTLWPLIHYMLPYSADHGGRFDRSHWEAYVLANKLFSQRVIEVLNPEDDYVWIHDYHLLALPSFLRRRFNRLRIGFFLHSPFPSSELYRSLPVRDEILKSLLNCDLIGFHTFDYARHFLSCCSRMLGIDYQSKRGYIGLDYFGRTVGIKIMPVGINMEHLQSLLQQPDLERKVAELRNQFSRKTVLLGVDDMDIFKGIDLKILAFEQMLKAHPKWQGRAVLVQIANPKGGSRKELEELQAKIEQSCKRINDQFGRPGYSPVVLVNRALSSVKRMAYYTIAECVVVTAVRDGMNLTPYEYIVCRQGIPGLDGSGGDRPRGKSMLVVSEFIGCSPSLSGAIRVNPWNIESTAEAMHESIASSDNEKQLRHEKHYRYVSSHDVAYWSKSFIHDFERSCRDHFRRRCWGIGLGFGFRVVALDRNFKKLTVDSIVADYKKSKSRVILLDYDGTLVPQTTIDKTPNETIVSMMNTLCADKKNVVFIVSGRGRDSLEKWFYSCPELGIAAEHGYFMRWTRDEQWQTQNQSSEFEWMHMAEPVMKLYTEATDGSYIETKESALVWHHQDAGPDFGSSQAKEMLDHLESVLANEPVSVKSGQHIVEVKPQAVSKGFVAEKILSTLMEKERQADFVLCIGDDRSDEDMFEKIADIMRRNMVDPQTSLYACTVGQKPSKAIYYLDDANDVLNMLEALADASEEAGSGSGSPEETEVPSTLEEA; this is encoded by the exons ATGTTCTCGCGATCCTACACCAACCTGCTCGATCTCGCTAACGGCAACCTCTCCGCCCTCGActactgcggcggcggagggggaacgggcggcgggggcgggggcgggggccgtCCGCCGCGGGCCAGGCGGATGCAGCGGACCAGCACGACGCCCGGGACGTTCGCGGACCTCGACGAGGACCGCGCGGGCAGCGTCGCCTCCGACGCGCAGTcctcgctcgccggcgaccgcctCATCGTCGTCGCCAACACGCTCCCCGTGCGCGGGGAGCGCCGGCCGGACGGCCGCGGCTGGAGCTTCAGCTGGGACGAGGACTCGCTCCTCTTCCACCTCCGCGACGGCCTCCCCGACGACATGGACATGGAGGTCCTCTACGTCGGCTCCCTCCACGCCGACGTGCCGCCCGCCGACCAGGACGACGTCGCGCAGGCGCTCCTCGACCGCTTCCGCTGCATCCCGGCCTTCCTCCCCAAGGACCTCTGCGACCGCTTCTACCACGGCTTCTGCAAGCAGACGCTCTGGCCGCTCATCCACTACATGCTCCCCTACTCCGCCGACCACGGCGGCCGCTTCGACCGCTCCCACTGGGAGGCCTACGTCCTCGCCAACAAGCTCTTCTCCCAGCGCGTCATCGAGGTCCTcaaccccgaggacgactaCGTCTGGATCCACGACTACCACCTCCTCGCCCTCCCGTCCTTCCTGCGCCGCCGATTCAACCGCCTCCGCATCGGCTTCTTCCTGCACAGCCCCTTCCCTTCGTCGGAGCTCTACCGCTCTCTCCCCGTCCGCGACGAGATCCTTAAATCGCTGCTCAACTGCGATCTGATTGGCTTCCACACCTTCGATTACGCCCGCCATTTCCTCTCCTGCTGCAGCCGCATGCTTGGGATCGACTACCAATCCAAGAGGGGATACATTGGCCTCGATTACTTTGGACGCACGGTGGGGATAAAGATCATGCCTGTTGGGATAAACATGGAGCACCTGCAGTCACTGCTCCAGCAACCTGACCTCGAGCGGAAGGTCGCAGAGCTCCGGAACCAATTCAGCCGGAAGACTGTCTTGCTTGGTGTGGATGATATGGACATATTCAAGGGCATTGATCTCAAGATTCTTGCATTTGAACAGATGCTCAAGGCGCACCCGAAATGGCAGGGCCGAGCAGTGTTGGTGCAGATTGCGAACCCAAAAGGCGGCAGCAGGAAAGAACTGGAAGAGCTGCAGGCCAAGATTGAACAGAGTTGCAAGAGGATCAATGACCAGTTTGGACGGCCTGGATATAGTCCTGTCGTGCTTGTCAATAGGGCACTGTCAAGTGTCAAGAGGATGGCTTATTACACCATTGCCGAGTGTGTTGTTGTCACCGCAGTCAGGGACGGGATGAACCTTACACCTTATGAATACATCGTGTGTAGGCAGGGAATTCCAGGTTTGGATGGGTCTGGGGGTGATAGACCAAGGGGCAAGAGTATGCTAGTTGTCTCAGAATTCATTGGTTGCTCACCATCACTGAGTGGAGCAATTCGGGTAAACCCCTGGAACATTGAGTCAACAGCAGAGGCAATGCACGAGTCCATCGCTTCATCTGATAATGAGAAGCAACTGCGGCATGAGAAGCACTATCGGTATGTCAGCTCACACGATGTTGCCTATTGGTCTAAGAGCTTTATTCATGACTTCGAGAGAAGCTGTAGGGACCATTTTAGGAGAAGATGCTGGGGTATTGGACTAGGATTTGGATTTAGGGTCGTTGCCCTTGACCGGAATTTCAAAAAGCTTACAGTGGATTCTATTGTTGCTGATTACAAGAAGTCAAAGAGCCGGGTCATACTACTGGACTATGATGGAACTCTAGTACCACAAACTACAATAGACAAGACTCCAAATGAAACTATTGTTAGCATGATGAATACTCTGTGTGCTGATAAGAAGAATGTTGTTTTCATTGTAAGTGGAAGAGGAAGGGATAGCCTTGAAAAATGGTTTTACTCTTGCCCAGAGCTTGGCATTGCTGCTGAACATGGCTACTTTATGAG ATGGACCAGAGATGAACAGTGGCAAACACAAAATCAGAGCTCAGAATTTGAATGGATGCATATGGCCGAGCCGGTAATGAAACTGTATACAGAGGCAACTGATGGATCATATATTGAAACCAAAGAGAGTGCTTTGGTTTGGCACCACCAAGATGCTGGCCCTGATTTTGGATCTTCACAAGCAAAAGAAATGTTAGATCACTTGGAAAGTGTCCTTGCCAATGAGCCAGTCTCTGTAAAGAGCGGCCAACATATCGTAGAAGTTAAACCTCAG GCTGTCAGCAAAGGATTTGTTGCAGAGAAGATTCTTTCAACTCTCATGGAGAAGGAAAGGCAAGCAGATTTTGTTCTCTGCATTGGTGACGATAGATCAGATGAGGATATGTTTGAAAAAATTGCTGATATCATGAGGAGGAACATGGTTGATCCCCAAACCTCGTTATATGCCTGCACAGTAGGCCAGAAACCAAGCAAGGCTATTTACTATTTGGACGATGCAAATGATGTTCTGAACATGCTTGAGGCACTTGCTGATGCATCGGAGGAGGCTGGCTCTGGCTCTGGTTCACCGGAAGAAACAGAGGTACCATCTACACTGGAGGAAGCATGA